Genomic window (Salinibacterium sp. M195):
GGCCGCCGTTTCGTGAAGTTCCGCGGCCTCATGCTGATCCTGTCTGGCTTCTTGCTCGTCGCTTTTTTGGCGGTCGCCGTGCTGTTGCTGACAACCACCAATGTGGCCACCGCGATCGGAGAGGCCTTCGGCGTTGGCGAACCCTGGGTGGCGCTCTGGTCGTACGGTCGCTGGCCGGTGCTCGGCGGCATCCTCACTCTCATCATCGCGGTGCTCTACTACTACACGCCAAACATCCGCCACGAACGGATGCGGTGGGTGAGCACCGGCGCTGTGTTCGCGATTGTCACGTGGGGTCTTGCCACAGCAGCTTTCGGCTTCTACGTCTCAACGATCGCGAACTACGATCGCGTCTATGGCTGGCTCGGCGGAGCGCTCGCCCTCCTCATCTGGCTCTACATCAGCAACTTGGCGATCGTTGCGGGCATCGAAGTGGATGCCGAATTCACGCGCCTGCGTCAGCTGCTGGCCGGCGTCGCCGCCGAGACCACGGTGCAACTGCCGCTGCGTGATACGGCCCGCAACCTGATTCTGGCTCGCCGTCAGGCCGAAGATGAGGCGGCGGCGATCGCCATTCGTCAGCGTCGGGAGTGATGCAGCTGGTCGTCTCTTCACAGAACCCTACGTCTAG
Coding sequences:
- a CDS encoding YihY/virulence factor BrkB family protein, with translation MTQPASSLADARREWRYVFRRAFHGFMRHRGIDSAATLAFFAALAIFPAALTVVSAFALGQGKEQAVDTVLDLASEVLQRDTVDALGEPMVQLFSVGSPGLALAIGIALSVWSMSSYATAFGRAANSVYEVQEGRRFVKFRGLMLILSGFLLVAFLAVAVLLLTTTNVATAIGEAFGVGEPWVALWSYGRWPVLGGILTLIIAVLYYYTPNIRHERMRWVSTGAVFAIVTWGLATAAFGFYVSTIANYDRVYGWLGGALALLIWLYISNLAIVAGIEVDAEFTRLRQLLAGVAAETTVQLPLRDTARNLILARRQAEDEAAAIAIRQRRE